One window of Entelurus aequoreus isolate RoL-2023_Sb linkage group LG06, RoL_Eaeq_v1.1, whole genome shotgun sequence genomic DNA carries:
- the wdr54 gene encoding WD repeat-containing protein 54, with protein sequence MYHKEKSIQIKNSASALYNNLSTLRIAPRRLTHFTVVHANVVNMVSASWDGLNFSTRQLQSKEPNVATSPSLIMQAAFCVLPSRDMLVVTSQRGIQMYESDGSIMVYWHALETPETPTAQAVFARGIAAVWENYICVGLSTCGVLVFDIPNKGSNITLSEVLEEHMEPITDLAPECSGSQECIADLVSADDGGTLCVWKSGEEFQLLNKIGGFDMSCSSVKLWKGTVVAGYGTGQIRLYEAVTGILHAEVNAHARWIYSLDVAPFSGLLLSAAEDSFVRVWHITVTPETNTVEVAHLHNECVTDTQICGAKFCDGDGYAFAVTGYDLNEIIRYTQT encoded by the exons ATGTATCACAAAGAGAAGAGCATCCAGATTAAGAACAGCGCGTCTGCGTTGTACAACAACCTGAGCACGCTGCGCATCGCCCCGCGGCGCCTCACCCACTTCACGGTGGTCCACGCCAATGTGGTCAACATGGTCAGCGCGTCCTGGGACGGCCTCAACTTCTCCACCCGCCAGCTGCAGTCCAAGGAGCCCAACGTGGCCACAAGCCCATCGCTCATCATGCAG GCTGCATTTTGTGTTTTGCCCTCTCGAGATATGCTGGTGGTAACTTCCCAAAGAGGCATCCAG ATGTATGAATCCGATGGCTCCATCATGGTGTACTGGCATGCTTTGGAAACTCCTGAAACACCAACAG CTCAAGCTGTGTTTGCACGAGGGATTGCTGCCGTTTGGGAGAATTACATATGCGTCG GCTTGTCCACCTGTGGAGTTCTGGTGTTTGACATTCCCAATAAAGGCAGTAATATCACACTGTCTGAGGTCCTGGAGGAGCACATGGAGCCCATCACAGACTTGGCTCCAGAGTGCTCCGGCAGCCAG GAGTGCATAGCGGACCTGGTCAGTGCAGACGATGGCGGCACCTTGTGTGTGTGGAAGTCAGGGGAGGAGTTTCAGCTTCTCAACAAGATTGGCGGATTTGA CATGAGCTGCTCCTCCGTAAAGCTGTGGAAAGGTACAGTGGTGGCCGGATACGGAACAGGCCAGATCCGTCTCTATGAGGCGGTGACGGGAATTCTGCACGCTGAGGTCAACGCCCACGCTCGCTGGATCTACTCGCTGGACGTGGCTCCGTTTTCCGGACTG CTCCTGTCTGCTGCCGAGGATTCTTTTGTGAGGGTGTGGCACATTACAGTAACCCCAGAAACCAACACTGTGGAG GTCGCCCATCTACACAATGAGTGTGTAACAGACACACAAATCTGCGGCGCCAAGTTCTGTGACGGCGATGGCTACGCCTTTGCTGTGACAGGATATGACCTCAATGAGATTATCCGATACACGCAGACATAG
- the LOC133652337 gene encoding uncharacterized protein C2orf81 homolog isoform X1 — MSRSAAKAQADKSKAPARVSPPQPHEPEEEDIIPGCLTRSQWMDMLSREEAEDLVGEIMAELMSRVMEGCYNVHIKRQVASFTAFWAKVYFIQTLEHHLMCRDKWEDAMELTRTEDSEPRPITPDVWSEGCFPVIHGMPQAEPTPPKIIQKSDICKSLGPPEPRTSQQNNPVPQTSVSPKPSVAKKSPSRSVGGEKISNEPSPRPKQDSHPKKKQKACLTPKLAPETVLPPVSCLAGKLETKGDNKVPSVSKHTAGSSQQQHKSRSVRKPEHNSMANYWITPQYEIVNKRRKAVKKSELPEPQQSDMETSWNSASSAEPAKPASRTGVQRGKLSPIKDKIITGALRLDTMHLAKGVSLIDRQRTTAGPVAFMSQAQSAKLRPIQTDAVKSQFSVDQLTAGPPPQVIPCLTRPEKFDL; from the exons ATGTCCCGCTCTGCAGCCAAAGCGCAAGCTGACAAAAGTAAGGCCCCTGCCCGGGTGAGCCCACCTCAGCCCCATGAGCCGGAGGAGGAAGACATTATTCCTGGTTGTCTAACTCGGAGCCAATGGATGGATATGCTGAGCCGTGAGGAAGCAGAAGACTTAGTTGGCGAGATAATGGCCGAATTGATGAGCCGGGTCATGGAAGGCTGTTACAATGTGCACATTAAAAGAcag GTAGCATCTTTCACTGCATTCTGGGCCAAAGTTTACTTCATACAAACTTTGGAGCATCACCTCATGTGCCGAGATAAATGGGAAGATGCGATGGAATTAACCAGAACAGAGGACTCTGAACCAAGGCCAATCACTCCAGATGTCTGGTCTGAAGGATGCTTCCCAGTAATACATGGAATGCCTCAAGCTGAGCCTACACCACCAAAG ATTATTCAGAAATCTGATATCTGCAAATCCCTTGGACCACCTGAACCTAGAACAAGCCAGCAAAATAATCCTGTGCCGCAAACAAGCGTCTCTCCGAAGCCATCTGTTGCCAAAAAAAGTCCGAGCAGGTCTGTCGGTGGTGAGAAGATAAGTAACGAACCAAGTCCTCGCCCCAAACAAGACTCTCATCCTAAGAAAAAGCAAAAAGCTTGTTTGACCCCAAAACTTGCCCCTGAAACTGTTCTGCCACCCGTGTCTTGTTTGGCAGGAAAACTGGAAACCAAAGGTGACAATAAAGTCCCTTCTGTTTCTAAACATACAGCCGggtcatcacaacaacaacacaaaagtcGATCCGTACGGAAGCCTGAGCATAATTCAATGGCCAATTACTGGATCACTCCTCAGTATGAGATCGTGAACAAAAGGAGAAAAGCTGTCAAAAAAAGTGAACTTCCCGAACCACAGCAGTCTGACATGGAAACTTCATGGAATTCTGCTAGCAGTGCTGAACCAGCAAAACCTGCAAGTAGGACGGGTGTTCAGCGGGGGAAGTTGTCTCCCATAAAGGACAAGATTATCACGGGAGCTCTGAGGTTGGACACCATGCATTTAGCAAAAGGTGTTTCTCTCATTGATCGTCAGAGAACAACAGCGGGCCCGGTGGCGTTCATGTCACAAGCTCAGTCTGCCAAGTTGCGGCCGATACAAACTGATGCCGTAAAATCGCAATTTTCCGTGGATCAGTTGACCGCCGGTCCTCCACCTCAGGTTATACCATGTTTGACGCGGCCTGAGAAATTTGACTTGTGA
- the LOC133652337 gene encoding uncharacterized protein C2orf81 homolog isoform X2 gives MSRSAAKAQADKSKAPARVSPPQPHEPEEEDIIPGCLTRSQWMDMLSREEAEDLVGEIMAELMSRVMEGCYNVHIKRQVASFTAFWAKVYFIQTLEHHLMCRDKWEDAMELTRTEDSEPRPITPDVWSEGCFPVIHGMPQAEPTPPKKSDICKSLGPPEPRTSQQNNPVPQTSVSPKPSVAKKSPSRSVGGEKISNEPSPRPKQDSHPKKKQKACLTPKLAPETVLPPVSCLAGKLETKGDNKVPSVSKHTAGSSQQQHKSRSVRKPEHNSMANYWITPQYEIVNKRRKAVKKSELPEPQQSDMETSWNSASSAEPAKPASRTGVQRGKLSPIKDKIITGALRLDTMHLAKGVSLIDRQRTTAGPVAFMSQAQSAKLRPIQTDAVKSQFSVDQLTAGPPPQVIPCLTRPEKFDL, from the exons ATGTCCCGCTCTGCAGCCAAAGCGCAAGCTGACAAAAGTAAGGCCCCTGCCCGGGTGAGCCCACCTCAGCCCCATGAGCCGGAGGAGGAAGACATTATTCCTGGTTGTCTAACTCGGAGCCAATGGATGGATATGCTGAGCCGTGAGGAAGCAGAAGACTTAGTTGGCGAGATAATGGCCGAATTGATGAGCCGGGTCATGGAAGGCTGTTACAATGTGCACATTAAAAGAcag GTAGCATCTTTCACTGCATTCTGGGCCAAAGTTTACTTCATACAAACTTTGGAGCATCACCTCATGTGCCGAGATAAATGGGAAGATGCGATGGAATTAACCAGAACAGAGGACTCTGAACCAAGGCCAATCACTCCAGATGTCTGGTCTGAAGGATGCTTCCCAGTAATACATGGAATGCCTCAAGCTGAGCCTACACCACCAAAG AAATCTGATATCTGCAAATCCCTTGGACCACCTGAACCTAGAACAAGCCAGCAAAATAATCCTGTGCCGCAAACAAGCGTCTCTCCGAAGCCATCTGTTGCCAAAAAAAGTCCGAGCAGGTCTGTCGGTGGTGAGAAGATAAGTAACGAACCAAGTCCTCGCCCCAAACAAGACTCTCATCCTAAGAAAAAGCAAAAAGCTTGTTTGACCCCAAAACTTGCCCCTGAAACTGTTCTGCCACCCGTGTCTTGTTTGGCAGGAAAACTGGAAACCAAAGGTGACAATAAAGTCCCTTCTGTTTCTAAACATACAGCCGggtcatcacaacaacaacacaaaagtcGATCCGTACGGAAGCCTGAGCATAATTCAATGGCCAATTACTGGATCACTCCTCAGTATGAGATCGTGAACAAAAGGAGAAAAGCTGTCAAAAAAAGTGAACTTCCCGAACCACAGCAGTCTGACATGGAAACTTCATGGAATTCTGCTAGCAGTGCTGAACCAGCAAAACCTGCAAGTAGGACGGGTGTTCAGCGGGGGAAGTTGTCTCCCATAAAGGACAAGATTATCACGGGAGCTCTGAGGTTGGACACCATGCATTTAGCAAAAGGTGTTTCTCTCATTGATCGTCAGAGAACAACAGCGGGCCCGGTGGCGTTCATGTCACAAGCTCAGTCTGCCAAGTTGCGGCCGATACAAACTGATGCCGTAAAATCGCAATTTTCCGTGGATCAGTTGACCGCCGGTCCTCCACCTCAGGTTATACCATGTTTGACGCGGCCTGAGAAATTTGACTTGTGA